A window from Enterocloster bolteae encodes these proteins:
- a CDS encoding ribulose-phosphate 3-epimerase — translation MKIIPSIASASQLDLKCQLDRIRDVPYIHIDVEDGNFLPNITFGMKTVKEMAAYSKAELDVHLLTTNPIKYIQELSKSGISAVCGHMEALPYPLEFLHEVRQAGMKAGLALNLSMPIEQVMSYIDSFDYLLLMTSEPDGCGQRFRSCALERIRRARACIPDEVMIYADGGIGRDELGKVAEAGADCVVMGRAVWGAEDPAKAWKEMETLNGYGTDSKAFRNI, via the coding sequence ATGAAGATTATACCATCAATCGCGTCAGCATCCCAGCTGGATTTAAAATGCCAGCTGGACCGGATTAGAGACGTACCGTACATACATATTGATGTGGAGGATGGAAATTTTCTGCCTAATATTACGTTTGGCATGAAAACTGTAAAAGAGATGGCAGCCTATTCTAAGGCAGAACTGGATGTTCATCTTTTGACGACAAATCCAATCAAATATATTCAAGAACTATCAAAAAGCGGCATATCTGCTGTCTGCGGACATATGGAGGCCCTACCGTACCCATTGGAATTCTTACATGAAGTACGTCAGGCAGGAATGAAGGCAGGCCTTGCCCTGAATCTGTCTATGCCAATAGAGCAAGTCATGAGTTACATCGACTCCTTTGATTATCTTCTCCTTATGACATCCGAGCCGGACGGCTGCGGCCAACGGTTCCGGTCATGTGCCCTGGAACGGATTCGCAGGGCCAGGGCCTGCATACCGGATGAGGTGATGATTTACGCGGACGGCGGAATTGGAAGGGATGAGCTGGGGAAGGTGGCAGAGGCAGGTGCAGATTGTGTGGTTATGGGACGGGCGGTATGGGGAGCAGAAGATCCGGCCAAAGCCTGGAAGGAGATGGAAACATTAAATGGATATGGAACTGATTCAAAGGCCTTTCGGAATATATGA
- a CDS encoding class II aldolase/adducin family protein, whose translation MFEKEKREILDAALEIKKCNLISLSGGNVSMRAGENLFLVTPSGMIYEEMTADDVVVIDRDCRVVEGTRKPSSDSPALVYMFEHMPHINALIHTHQPYATAAGFASDQIPEFLVTLIDANGAAVNVAPFTPSSDIGMGIMAVKYAGEARAVILKHHGIMAYGSDMKEALYSAIYLEEAAKTFVLAKSMGAEIPLLDPEDIAKEKRGWLDYGQ comes from the coding sequence ATGTTTGAAAAGGAAAAAAGGGAGATACTGGATGCAGCCCTGGAAATTAAGAAATGCAATCTCATATCCCTGTCAGGAGGGAATGTGAGCATGAGGGCAGGGGAGAATCTGTTTCTGGTGACTCCGTCCGGCATGATTTATGAGGAGATGACAGCGGATGATGTGGTGGTCATAGACAGGGACTGCAGGGTGGTGGAGGGGACGAGAAAGCCGTCTTCGGATTCTCCGGCCCTGGTCTATATGTTTGAACATATGCCCCATATTAATGCATTGATTCATACCCATCAGCCTTATGCCACTGCTGCCGGATTCGCGTCGGATCAGATCCCGGAATTCCTGGTCACTCTTATTGATGCCAATGGGGCTGCGGTTAACGTGGCGCCATTCACCCCTTCCTCTGACATTGGAATGGGTATCATGGCTGTGAAGTATGCCGGGGAGGCACGGGCCGTTATTTTAAAACATCATGGTATTATGGCCTATGGTTCGGATATGAAAGAGGCGTTATACTCGGCAATCTATCTGGAGGAGGCGGCTAAGACCTTCGTTCTCGCAAAATCCATGGGAGCAGAGATACCACTGCTGGATCCGGAGGACATAGCGAAGGAAAAAAGGGGCTGGCTGGATTATGGTCAATAG
- a CDS encoding L-ribulose-5-phosphate 3-epimerase: MDMELIQRPFGIYEKAIKPQEWEKMFADASSAGYQNYEISLDESDARLARLHWDDKQYEEVRRAARNQNIRILSACFSGHRRFPLGSSSRELEERGIRMMREGIDFCQNLGVRMLQVAGYDAFYEPRSHETAARYRENILRCLEWAEQAGVMLAIEPVEVNLVKVSDTLRLVKEADSPWLQIYPDVANMKSLGIDPVTELPQGRGHIANVHVRDSLPDYFYGVPLGAGNMDFIGVFKALDAMEYRGPLTIEMWNETEENYLDIIRCARTFMMDKIRCARCS; encoded by the coding sequence ATGGATATGGAACTGATTCAAAGGCCTTTCGGAATATATGAAAAGGCTATTAAGCCGCAGGAATGGGAAAAAATGTTTGCCGATGCTTCGTCTGCGGGGTACCAGAATTATGAAATCAGCCTGGATGAGAGCGATGCGCGTTTGGCGCGCCTGCACTGGGATGACAAGCAATACGAAGAGGTAAGAAGGGCTGCAAGGAACCAGAACATAAGGATTCTGTCAGCATGTTTCAGCGGGCACCGCAGATTTCCGTTGGGAAGCAGTTCCAGAGAATTAGAGGAGCGGGGAATCCGGATGATGAGGGAGGGAATTGATTTCTGTCAGAATCTTGGGGTCCGTATGCTGCAGGTTGCAGGATATGATGCTTTTTATGAACCGCGCAGCCATGAGACAGCTGCCCGGTACAGGGAAAATATCTTAAGATGCCTGGAATGGGCGGAACAGGCAGGCGTAATGCTGGCTATTGAGCCGGTGGAGGTAAACCTGGTAAAGGTCAGCGATACCCTTCGCCTGGTCAAAGAGGCGGATTCGCCTTGGCTTCAAATTTATCCTGATGTAGCCAACATGAAATCCCTGGGAATCGACCCGGTTACAGAATTACCCCAGGGGAGGGGACATATAGCCAATGTACATGTGAGAGACTCGCTGCCTGATTACTTTTACGGAGTTCCGCTGGGAGCCGGAAATATGGACTTCATAGGGGTATTCAAGGCGCTGGATGCCATGGAATACAGAGGTCCCCTTACCATTGAAATGTGGAATGAGACGGAAGAGAATTATTTGGATATCATAAGATGCGCACGGACATTCATGATGGATAAAATCAGATGCGCCAGATGCTCATAA
- a CDS encoding BtpA/SgcQ family protein has product MSNWMQDLFHVEKPIIAMCHLQPLPGDPYYDADGGMEKVMAAAKADLLALQEGGVDGIMFSNEFSLPYLTKVEPVTIAAMARVIGELKPLITVPYGVNCLWDPIASIDLAVAVDGKFIREIISGVYASDFGLWNTNVGKTVRHKMAVGAKDLKLLFNIVPEAARYLADRDIKDIARSTEFNNRPDALCVSGLTAGSETDTQILGQVKASVKHTPILCNTGCNVNNITRQLSVADGAVCATTFKYDGVFENAVDVKRVKEFMDKVKEYRATL; this is encoded by the coding sequence ATGTCAAACTGGATGCAGGATTTATTTCATGTAGAAAAACCAATCATTGCAATGTGCCATTTACAGCCATTGCCCGGAGACCCCTATTATGACGCAGACGGAGGTATGGAAAAGGTGATGGCTGCTGCCAAGGCAGACCTCCTGGCACTTCAGGAGGGCGGGGTTGACGGAATTATGTTCTCCAATGAGTTCAGCCTTCCCTACCTCACAAAGGTGGAACCTGTCACGATAGCTGCCATGGCAAGGGTAATCGGTGAACTAAAACCGCTCATAACAGTTCCATATGGCGTCAACTGCCTGTGGGACCCCATTGCCTCCATTGACCTGGCGGTCGCTGTAGACGGTAAATTTATCCGTGAAATTATCTCCGGTGTATATGCATCTGACTTTGGACTCTGGAACACCAATGTAGGAAAAACCGTCCGTCATAAAATGGCAGTAGGCGCAAAAGACTTAAAGCTTCTTTTCAATATTGTGCCTGAAGCTGCCAGATATCTGGCGGACAGGGATATAAAGGATATTGCCAGGTCCACAGAATTCAACAACCGCCCAGACGCCCTCTGCGTATCTGGTCTCACTGCCGGCAGCGAAACCGATACCCAGATTCTTGGCCAGGTAAAAGCTTCTGTCAAACACACCCCTATCCTTTGTAATACCGGATGTAATGTGAATAACATCACAAGACAGCTGTCCGTTGCCGATGGAGCAGTGTGTGCAACTACCTTTAAATATGACGGTGTCTTTGAAAATGCTGTAGATGTAAAGCGGGTTAAAGAATTTATGGATAAAGTCAAGGAATACCGGGCAACCCTCTAG